In the Clostridium sporogenes genome, one interval contains:
- the cdaA gene encoding diadenylate cyclase CdaA, with protein sequence MEFLDIIVNSIKNISIYSILDILVVSYIFYKSYMLIKETRAEQLLKGIILIIILIPISSLLHLTMLSWILTKTLTIGVLSFVIIFQPEIRRALEHIGRSAFTDKHLLQDEEIMGKVIDSIIVAVDNLSKSRTGALIVIEQFTGLGEIINTGTKLDAMVSSALLENIFVVNTPLHDGATIVRNDRIISAGCFLPLTQNTDINKKLGTRHRAAIGISENSDSITIVVSEETGMISLAVNGQLTRGYDKERLRNTMIKIIKKGFDEDSTFRGQVVEWAKKVKQKI encoded by the coding sequence TTGGAATTTTTAGATATAATAGTAAATTCTATAAAAAATATTAGTATATATTCTATATTAGATATATTAGTAGTATCATATATTTTTTATAAAAGTTATATGTTGATAAAAGAAACTAGAGCAGAGCAATTGTTAAAAGGTATAATACTTATAATAATATTAATACCTATAAGTAGTTTATTACATCTAACTATGTTAAGTTGGATACTAACAAAGACATTAACTATAGGGGTATTATCTTTTGTTATAATTTTTCAGCCGGAAATAAGAAGAGCGCTTGAACATATAGGAAGAAGCGCATTTACGGACAAACATTTGTTACAGGATGAAGAAATAATGGGAAAAGTTATAGATAGTATTATAGTGGCAGTAGATAATCTTTCTAAAAGTAGAACAGGAGCTTTAATAGTTATTGAACAATTCACTGGGCTAGGAGAAATAATAAATACAGGAACTAAATTAGATGCTATGGTATCATCAGCACTATTAGAAAATATATTCGTAGTAAATACTCCATTACATGATGGAGCTACAATTGTAAGAAATGATAGAATAATATCTGCAGGATGTTTTCTACCGCTAACTCAAAATACAGATATAAATAAAAAGTTAGGAACTAGACATAGAGCTGCTATAGGTATATCAGAAAACTCAGATTCTATAACTATAGTAGTATCTGAAGAAACAGGGATGATTTCTTTGGCTGTTAATGGCCAGTTAACAAGAGGATATGACAAAGAAAGATTAAGAAATACTATGATAAAAATAATAAAAAAAGGTTTTGATGAAGACAGCACTTTTAGGGGGCAGGTGGTAGAATGGGCAAAAAAAGTAAAACAGAAAATATAA
- the buk gene encoding butyrate kinase: protein MSGNDLILVINPGSTSTKIALFNKETPIITDNLFHSLEEINKYDAIYEQKNMREKIIMDWLKERGVDLSRLDAIVGRGGLLRPMPGGTYNVTEKMLEDLKIGYQGQHASNLGGVIAYDISKKLNIPSFIVDPVAVDEILDEARISGMPEIKRKSLVHALNIKAVTRKVCKKINKDFYNSSFVVAHLGGGISVCPIKNGKILDVNNANEEGPFSPERTGSLPVGDLIKIAYSSKYTYKELKKKLMGKGGLISYLDTNDGRIVDKMIQEGNKQAEFILETMAYQIAKEIGSMATVLKGDVDAIILTGGLAYNKRLTTWIKERVEFISTIELVPGEEEMLALVEGAIRILNKEENAKIYEEEVYFND, encoded by the coding sequence ATGAGTGGTAATGATCTTATATTAGTAATTAATCCAGGATCTACATCTACTAAAATTGCTTTATTTAATAAAGAAACCCCTATAATTACAGATAATTTATTTCATTCTTTAGAGGAAATAAATAAATATGACGCAATATATGAACAAAAAAATATGAGAGAAAAGATAATAATGGACTGGCTTAAGGAGAGAGGCGTAGATTTAAGCAGGCTCGATGCTATAGTAGGTAGAGGCGGACTCCTACGCCCTATGCCAGGTGGTACTTATAATGTAACAGAAAAAATGCTAGAAGATTTAAAGATAGGTTATCAAGGACAGCATGCATCTAATCTTGGAGGAGTTATAGCCTATGACATTTCTAAAAAATTAAATATACCTTCCTTTATAGTTGACCCAGTAGCAGTAGATGAAATATTAGATGAAGCCAGAATATCTGGAATGCCAGAAATAAAAAGAAAATCTCTAGTTCATGCTTTAAACATAAAAGCTGTAACCAGAAAAGTTTGTAAGAAGATTAATAAAGATTTTTATAATAGCTCCTTTGTAGTAGCACATTTGGGTGGAGGTATATCAGTATGCCCAATTAAAAATGGGAAAATATTAGATGTAAATAATGCTAATGAAGAAGGCCCATTTTCACCAGAAAGGACAGGAAGTTTACCCGTAGGAGATTTGATAAAAATAGCTTATAGTAGCAAGTACACTTATAAAGAATTAAAGAAAAAGCTTATGGGTAAAGGTGGACTAATATCATATTTAGATACAAATGATGGAAGAATTGTGGACAAAATGATTCAGGAAGGTAATAAACAAGCAGAGTTTATTTTAGAAACTATGGCTTATCAAATTGCAAAAGAAATAGGCTCTATGGCAACAGTACTAAAAGGTGACGTAGATGCTATAATTCTTACAGGAGGATTAGCTTATAATAAAAGACTAACTACATGGATAAAAGAGAGAGTTGAGTTTATCTCGACAATCGAGTTAGTACCAGGAGAAGAAGAGATGTTAGCTTTAGTTGAAGGGGCAATAAGAATTCTAAATAAAGAAGAAAATGCTAAAATTTATGAAGAAGAGGTGTATTTTAATGATTAA
- the ptb gene encoding phosphate butyryltransferase — protein sequence MIKSFDEILQKAKSQEKRTISVAVAQDKHVLEAIKDAKEQGLVNAILVGNSEKIEEIAKQIGMKLEDYEIISENDNRKAALKAVEIVSSGKADMVMKGLIDTANFLRAVLNKEIGLRTGKIMSHIAVFEVKKLEKLIMITDSAFNMYPGLEEKIDIVKNAVTVAHSIGIETPKVAPICAVEVVNPKMPATLDAATLSKMNDRGQIKGCIIDGPLALDNAISEEAAAHKGINSPVAGNANIFLMPNIEAGNVMYKTLTYAADCKNAGLLVGTSAPVVLTSRSDSHESKLNAIALAALVASQLKK from the coding sequence ATGATTAAAAGTTTTGATGAAATACTACAAAAGGCTAAAAGCCAAGAAAAAAGAACTATATCTGTGGCAGTTGCTCAAGATAAGCATGTATTAGAAGCCATAAAAGATGCTAAAGAACAAGGACTTGTTAATGCAATACTTGTAGGAAATTCAGAAAAAATTGAAGAAATTGCAAAACAAATAGGCATGAAATTAGAAGATTATGAAATAATATCCGAAAACGATAACAGAAAAGCTGCTTTAAAAGCTGTTGAAATAGTTTCATCAGGAAAAGCAGACATGGTTATGAAAGGATTAATAGATACAGCAAATTTTTTAAGAGCTGTTTTAAACAAAGAAATAGGATTAAGAACAGGAAAAATAATGTCTCATATTGCAGTATTTGAAGTAAAAAAACTAGAAAAATTAATAATGATTACAGATTCAGCCTTTAATATGTATCCAGGTTTAGAAGAAAAAATTGATATAGTTAAAAATGCAGTCACAGTGGCACATTCAATTGGTATTGAAACCCCAAAAGTTGCTCCTATTTGCGCAGTAGAGGTAGTTAATCCTAAAATGCCAGCTACACTAGATGCTGCCACACTTTCTAAAATGAATGATAGAGGACAAATAAAAGGATGCATAATTGATGGACCATTAGCTTTAGATAATGCTATATCAGAAGAAGCAGCAGCACATAAAGGTATAAATAGTCCAGTGGCAGGTAATGCTAATATATTCTTAATGCCAAATATAGAAGCAGGAAATGTAATGTATAAGACATTAACTTATGCAGCAGATTGTAAAAATGCTGGATTATTAGTGGGAACATCAGCACCAGTTGTATTAACTTCAAGAAGTGATAGTCATGAATCAAAATTAAATGCAATAGCTTTAGCAGCATTAGTTGCTAGCCAATTAAAAAAATAA
- the buk gene encoding butyrate kinase, with product MGYKLLIINPGSTSTKIGVYEDESQILEETLRHSSQEIESYKTIFDQFEFRKEVILNVLKEKEFDVNELDAIVGRGGLLKPIEGGTYKVNDTMIEDLKIGVQGQHASNLGGIIANEIAKGLNIPAFIVDPVVVDEMKDIARISGMPEIERKSIFHALNQKAVAKRYAKENNKRYDELNLIVSHMGGGASVGTHQKGKVVDVNNALDGEGPFSPERTGGLPVGDLVKLCYSGKYTYEEMKKKISGKGGVVAYLNTNDFREVEENAEKGDKDAKLIVDAFVFQIAKEIGKNAAVLCGKVDAILLTGGIAYSKAICEGIKEMVSFIAPVIRFPGEDELLALAQGGLRVLQGEEEAKEYK from the coding sequence ATGGGTTATAAATTGCTAATAATTAATCCTGGGTCAACATCAACTAAGATAGGAGTATATGAAGATGAAAGCCAAATACTAGAAGAAACATTAAGACATTCTTCACAAGAAATTGAAAGCTATAAAACTATATTTGATCAATTTGAATTTAGAAAAGAAGTTATATTAAATGTTTTAAAAGAAAAAGAATTTGATGTAAATGAATTAGATGCTATTGTAGGTAGAGGTGGACTTTTAAAACCTATTGAAGGTGGAACTTATAAAGTAAATGATACTATGATTGAAGATTTAAAAATAGGAGTCCAAGGTCAACATGCATCTAACCTTGGTGGAATAATAGCTAACGAAATAGCTAAAGGACTTAATATACCTGCATTTATAGTAGATCCTGTAGTTGTTGATGAAATGAAAGATATAGCAAGAATCTCAGGTATGCCTGAAATAGAAAGAAAAAGTATATTTCATGCATTAAATCAAAAGGCAGTTGCTAAAAGATATGCGAAAGAGAATAACAAAAGATATGATGAACTTAATTTAATAGTTTCTCATATGGGTGGAGGAGCTTCTGTAGGAACTCACCAAAAAGGAAAAGTAGTAGATGTAAATAATGCTTTAGATGGAGAAGGCCCATTTTCACCAGAAAGAACAGGCGGACTACCAGTAGGAGATTTAGTAAAATTATGTTACAGTGGTAAATACACTTATGAAGAAATGAAAAAGAAGATAAGTGGTAAAGGCGGAGTAGTAGCATATTTAAATACAAATGATTTTAGAGAAGTTGAAGAAAACGCTGAAAAAGGAGATAAGGATGCAAAACTAATTGTAGATGCATTTGTATTTCAAATAGCAAAAGAAATAGGGAAAAATGCAGCAGTTTTATGTGGAAAAGTAGATGCTATATTATTAACAGGTGGAATAGCTTATAGTAAGGCTATATGTGAAGGTATAAAAGAGATGGTATCCTTTATAGCACCAGTAATTAGATTCCCAGGAGAAGATGAGTTATTAGCATTAGCTCAAGGTGGATTAAGAGTATTACAAGGTGAAGAAGAGGCTAAAGAATATAAATAA
- a CDS encoding ATP-binding protein: MSRINIFTGHFGSGKTEIAINYAMKLAKEGKKVALVDIDIVNPYFCSRSLKEEFDKLGIRVIASDPKLMNAELMVVPGEVMAVFNDKSYEVVMDIGGDDQGATVLGQYNKYFNEEEYDMYFVVNNNRPLTSNKKETEEYIKSIEIASRLKVKYLISNTNLSYETTVEHILKGDEIVLELSKKTNLPYKYIVCKQDFVSDIKDKVHAEIFPIDIYMSPPWR; the protein is encoded by the coding sequence ATGAGTAGAATAAATATTTTCACAGGTCATTTTGGAAGTGGGAAAACAGAAATTGCTATAAATTATGCTATGAAATTAGCTAAGGAAGGTAAAAAAGTAGCTTTAGTAGATATAGATATTGTAAATCCATATTTTTGTTCAAGAAGTCTAAAAGAAGAGTTTGATAAATTAGGAATAAGAGTAATAGCTTCTGATCCTAAACTTATGAATGCAGAATTAATGGTTGTTCCTGGTGAAGTTATGGCAGTTTTCAATGATAAAAGTTATGAAGTTGTTATGGATATAGGTGGTGATGATCAAGGAGCAACAGTACTTGGTCAGTATAATAAATATTTTAATGAAGAAGAATATGATATGTATTTTGTAGTTAACAATAATAGACCACTTACATCTAACAAAAAGGAAACAGAAGAATATATAAAATCTATAGAAATTGCTTCTAGATTAAAAGTTAAATATCTTATATCAAATACGAACCTTTCATATGAAACTACAGTAGAACATATATTAAAGGGAGATGAAATAGTACTAGAACTTTCTAAAAAAACTAATCTTCCTTATAAATATATTGTGTGTAAACAAGATTTTGTAAGCGATATAAAAGACAAGGTTCATGCAGAAATATTTCCAATAGATATATACATGAGCCCACCTTGGAGGTAA
- a CDS encoding 4Fe-4S binding protein gives MPKVIFREERCKGCGHCIQVCPKKIISFSEKLNVKGYNAATIVDEKKDDCIACASCARICPDCVITVEK, from the coding sequence ATGCCAAAAGTAATATTTAGGGAAGAAAGATGTAAGGGCTGTGGTCACTGCATTCAAGTGTGCCCTAAGAAAATAATTAGCTTTTCAGAAAAACTAAATGTAAAAGGTTATAATGCAGCTACAATAGTTGATGAAAAGAAAGATGATTGTATAGCTTGTGCATCATGTGCAAGAATATGCCCAGATTGTGTAATAACAGTAGAAAAGTAA
- a CDS encoding 3-methyl-2-oxobutanoate dehydrogenase subunit VorB — translation MGEKVLMKGNEAIGEAAIQAGCECFFGYPITPQTEVAAYMSKKMPKIGKTFVQAESEISAVNMVYGAAGTGIRCMTSSSSPGISLKSEGLSYIAAAELPCVIINIVRGGPGLGSIQPAQSDYFQATKASGHGDFNMPVFAPASIQEMVDLIQNAFDIADTYRTPCMIMGDGMLGQMMEPVEFKERSSKELPAKDWAANGLHGRKEHNIINSLYLQPEILEQHNIHLQEKYTKIKENEVKYELYNCDKECDLILVAYGTTSRICKNVVKMAKEEGLNLGLIRPITIWPFPFEAFEKTVDLTKHGYLSVEMSCGQMVYDVKLASNGRKPVDFYGRAGGMVPDPSDILEKVKSIVGGAK, via the coding sequence ATGGGTGAAAAAGTTTTAATGAAGGGTAATGAGGCTATAGGAGAAGCTGCAATCCAAGCAGGATGTGAATGTTTCTTTGGATATCCAATTACTCCACAAACAGAAGTAGCAGCTTATATGTCAAAGAAAATGCCTAAAATAGGAAAGACATTCGTTCAAGCTGAAAGTGAAATATCAGCTGTAAATATGGTATATGGTGCAGCAGGAACAGGAATTAGATGTATGACTTCTTCAAGTTCACCAGGAATAAGCTTAAAATCAGAAGGACTTTCATATATAGCAGCAGCAGAATTACCATGTGTTATAATCAACATAGTTAGAGGAGGCCCAGGACTAGGAAGTATTCAACCAGCACAATCAGATTATTTCCAAGCAACAAAAGCAAGTGGTCATGGTGATTTTAATATGCCAGTATTTGCACCAGCTTCTATACAAGAAATGGTTGATTTAATACAAAATGCATTTGATATAGCTGATACATACAGAACACCTTGTATGATTATGGGCGATGGAATGCTTGGACAAATGATGGAACCTGTTGAATTTAAAGAAAGATCATCTAAAGAACTTCCAGCAAAAGATTGGGCAGCTAATGGATTACATGGAAGAAAAGAGCATAATATAATAAACTCCTTGTATTTACAACCAGAAATATTAGAACAACATAACATTCATTTACAAGAAAAGTATACTAAGATAAAAGAAAATGAAGTTAAATATGAATTATATAATTGTGATAAAGAATGTGATTTAATATTGGTTGCATATGGAACAACTTCAAGAATATGCAAAAATGTTGTAAAAATGGCTAAAGAAGAAGGTTTAAATTTAGGATTAATAAGACCTATAACAATATGGCCTTTCCCATTTGAAGCATTTGAAAAAACTGTAGACCTTACTAAACATGGATATCTATCTGTAGAAATGAGCTGTGGACAAATGGTTTATGATGTTAAATTAGCATCTAATGGAAGAAAACCAGTAGATTTTTATGGAAGAGCAGGTGGAATGGTTCCAGATCCATCAGATATCCTAGAAAAAGTTAAATCTATAGTAGGAGGTGCTAAATAA
- a CDS encoding 2-oxoglutarate oxidoreductase, whose product MAIVYQPPKALMDVPTHYCPGCTHGVIHKLVGEVIDELGVLDKTIGVAPVGCSVLAYNYFACDMFEAAHGRAPAVATGIKRANPDAVVFTYQGDGDLAAIGTAEIVHIATRGENITTIFVNNCIYGMTGGQMAPTTLPGQVTETTPYGRDTSYAGFPIRVAEMISTLTGACYVERVAVNTVPNILKAKKAIKKAFQNQIDKKGFSLVEVLSICPTNWGLTPQESMEWLKDNMIPYYPLGVKKDTTEEVK is encoded by the coding sequence ATGGCTATAGTATATCAACCACCTAAAGCATTAATGGACGTTCCTACACATTATTGTCCAGGATGTACTCATGGTGTAATTCATAAATTAGTTGGAGAAGTAATTGATGAACTTGGAGTATTAGATAAAACAATAGGTGTTGCTCCAGTTGGATGTTCAGTTTTAGCATATAATTATTTTGCCTGTGATATGTTTGAGGCTGCTCATGGTAGAGCGCCAGCAGTTGCAACAGGTATAAAAAGAGCAAATCCAGATGCAGTAGTGTTTACTTATCAAGGAGATGGAGATTTAGCTGCAATAGGTACAGCTGAAATAGTTCATATTGCAACTAGAGGAGAAAATATTACAACAATATTCGTAAATAACTGTATATATGGAATGACAGGTGGACAAATGGCACCTACTACATTACCAGGCCAAGTAACAGAAACAACACCTTATGGAAGAGACACAAGTTACGCAGGATTCCCAATAAGAGTAGCAGAGATGATATCTACTTTAACTGGAGCTTGTTATGTAGAAAGAGTAGCTGTAAATACAGTTCCAAATATATTGAAGGCTAAAAAAGCTATAAAGAAAGCTTTCCAAAATCAAATAGATAAAAAAGGATTCTCTTTAGTAGAAGTATTATCAATATGTCCAACTAATTGGGGATTAACTCCTCAAGAATCTATGGAATGGTTAAAAGACAACATGATACCATACTATCCTCTTGGCGTTAAGAAGGATACAACTGAGGAGGTGAAATAA
- a CDS encoding 2-oxoacid:acceptor oxidoreductase family protein, translating into MASQQIIFAGFGGQGILSMGKFLAYAGMDANMEVSWLPSYGPEMRGGTANCSVVLSDTPVGSPIVTKPDTVVVMNRPSLDKFEDMVVPGGLIILDSDLVDRMPKRDDIKVIAIPAQSEADKVSSKKIANMILLGALVKETGIVTMDEIIASLKDHGKEKFFESNKAALKVGEEYVK; encoded by the coding sequence ATGGCATCACAACAAATTATATTTGCAGGTTTTGGAGGCCAAGGTATATTATCAATGGGTAAATTTTTAGCTTATGCAGGAATGGACGCAAATATGGAAGTTTCATGGTTACCATCTTATGGACCAGAAATGAGAGGAGGTACAGCTAACTGTTCTGTAGTTCTATCTGATACTCCAGTTGGATCACCAATAGTAACTAAACCAGATACAGTAGTTGTAATGAATAGACCTTCTCTAGATAAATTTGAGGACATGGTGGTTCCAGGTGGACTAATAATATTGGATTCTGATCTAGTTGATAGAATGCCAAAGAGAGATGATATAAAGGTTATAGCTATACCAGCTCAAAGTGAAGCTGACAAAGTAAGCAGTAAGAAAATAGCTAATATGATTCTTTTAGGAGCTCTTGTAAAAGAAACAGGAATAGTTACTATGGATGAAATAATAGCATCATTAAAAGACCATGGTAAAGAAAAATTCTTTGAATCAAACAAGGCAGCCCTTAAAGTTGGAGAAGAATACGTAAAATAA
- the glmM gene encoding phosphoglucosamine mutase, translating into MGRIFGTDGVRGIANKELTSDLAYKLGKAGAFILTEGAHRPKIVVGMDTRISGDMLESALVAGILSVGAEAICVGVIPTPAIAYLTRKYKADAGVVISASHNPVEYNGIKFFNRNGYKLSDELEDNIQALIESNFKDVPVLIGENIGRKIEEDGEAIKDYIDFAKSTIKGDLKGLKVALDCANGASYVTSVEAFKELGAEVHVINNKPDGININRKCGSTHPEELMEYVVKNNCHMGLAFDGDADRCLAIDEKGNLINGDFLLAICGKELKKQGKLKKNTIVVTVMSNLGLDIAMKKEEINTVKTKVGDRYVLEEMLKNDYVIGGEQSGHIIFSDYNTTGDGLVTALQLAHIVKESGKSFSELCSIMRELPQVLVNAKVPNDKKDIYLKDEEIKTEIDKITKNLDDSGRVLIRPSGTEPLVRVMLEGENQEEIDKLAHDLAKLIEDKVK; encoded by the coding sequence ATGGGTAGAATTTTCGGAACAGATGGAGTCAGAGGAATAGCTAATAAAGAACTAACATCAGATTTAGCATATAAATTAGGCAAAGCAGGAGCTTTTATATTAACAGAAGGAGCACATAGACCTAAGATAGTTGTGGGTATGGATACAAGAATATCAGGAGACATGCTAGAGAGTGCTTTAGTGGCAGGTATATTATCTGTAGGGGCAGAAGCTATTTGTGTAGGTGTAATACCAACACCGGCAATAGCTTATTTAACTAGAAAATATAAAGCAGATGCAGGGGTTGTTATTTCAGCATCACATAATCCAGTAGAATATAATGGTATAAAATTTTTTAATAGAAACGGATATAAATTATCTGATGAATTAGAAGATAATATACAAGCATTAATAGAAAGTAACTTTAAAGACGTTCCAGTATTAATTGGAGAAAATATAGGAAGAAAAATTGAAGAAGATGGAGAAGCTATAAAAGATTACATAGATTTTGCTAAATCAACTATAAAAGGTGATTTAAAAGGATTAAAAGTAGCTTTAGATTGTGCTAATGGAGCGTCATATGTTACATCTGTAGAAGCCTTTAAAGAATTGGGAGCAGAAGTTCATGTTATAAATAATAAACCAGATGGTATCAATATAAATAGAAAGTGTGGTTCTACACATCCAGAGGAACTTATGGAGTATGTAGTTAAAAATAATTGCCATATGGGACTAGCTTTTGATGGAGATGCTGATAGATGTTTAGCAATAGATGAAAAAGGTAATTTGATAAATGGAGATTTCCTATTAGCCATTTGTGGAAAAGAATTAAAAAAACAAGGTAAATTGAAAAAAAATACGATAGTAGTTACTGTAATGAGTAATCTTGGATTAGATATAGCTATGAAAAAAGAAGAAATAAATACTGTAAAAACAAAAGTTGGAGATAGATATGTTTTAGAAGAAATGCTTAAAAATGATTATGTAATAGGTGGAGAACAATCAGGACATATAATATTCTCAGATTATAATACTACAGGAGATGGTCTTGTAACTGCCCTGCAATTAGCTCATATTGTAAAGGAAAGCGGTAAATCTTTTTCCGAATTATGTTCTATAATGAGAGAATTACCACAGGTTTTAGTTAATGCTAAAGTTCCTAATGATAAAAAAGATATTTATTTAAAAGATGAAGAAATAAAAACTGAAATAGATAAAATTACAAAAAATTTAGATGATTCAGGAAGAGTTCTAATAAGACCTTCTGGTACAGAACCTTTAGTAAGAGTAATGCTTGAAGGAGAAAATCAAGAAGAAATCGATAAGTTGGCACATGACTTAGCTAAACTAATAGAAGATAAAGTAAAATAA
- a CDS encoding sugar-binding transcriptional regulator — MKYDDRILYKVAQMYYIDNMTQSEIAKRLGQYRTTISRMLKKAREEGIVTINIKSNFDGCFQLEDTLEKIFNLKEAIVIPTDEDEVESVRLKKLGQAGSEFLKRIVRDGDILGFAWGKSVGEVANTLKDCKNVSANIVPLVGGPPSDMDNKYHVNTIVSKVSDEFKAKGHYFYAPAITAEKATKEAIMNDSNFKGILELWDKVNKAVVGIGAPLKGNNLIWSGYFGDEDIRLLRDVDAVGDICSRFFDISGNIVDKKLKDRIISVELEKLKKMEYSIGIAESAEKAWSILGALNGGFVNVLITNNETAETVLKLYEQFTKNKK; from the coding sequence ATGAAATATGATGATAGAATTTTATATAAAGTTGCACAAATGTACTACATTGATAATATGACACAATCTGAAATTGCAAAACGATTAGGACAATATAGAACAACTATAAGTAGAATGTTAAAGAAAGCTAGAGAAGAAGGCATTGTTACTATAAATATAAAAAGCAATTTTGATGGATGTTTTCAATTAGAAGATACTTTAGAAAAGATTTTTAATTTAAAAGAAGCTATAGTTATACCAACAGATGAAGATGAAGTTGAAAGTGTTAGGCTTAAAAAATTGGGCCAAGCAGGAAGTGAATTTTTAAAAAGGATAGTAAGAGATGGAGATATACTAGGATTTGCTTGGGGAAAATCTGTTGGAGAAGTAGCAAATACATTAAAAGATTGTAAAAATGTATCAGCTAATATAGTACCTCTAGTAGGGGGCCCACCTAGTGATATGGATAATAAATATCATGTTAATACTATAGTTTCCAAGGTCAGCGATGAATTTAAGGCAAAAGGACATTATTTTTATGCACCAGCAATAACTGCAGAAAAAGCCACAAAAGAAGCCATTATGAATGATAGCAATTTTAAAGGAATATTAGAATTATGGGATAAGGTTAATAAGGCAGTTGTAGGAATTGGAGCTCCACTTAAAGGCAACAATTTAATTTGGAGTGGATACTTTGGAGACGAAGATATACGCTTGCTAAGAGATGTTGATGCTGTAGGAGATATATGTTCAAGATTTTTTGATATAAGTGGAAATATAGTTGATAAGAAACTAAAAGATAGAATAATAAGTGTAGAATTAGAGAAATTAAAAAAAATGGAATATTCCATAGGCATAGCAGAATCTGCAGAAAAAGCTTGGTCTATTTTAGGGGCTTTAAATGGCGGTTTTGTAAATGTTTTAATAACTAATAATGAAACAGCAGAAACAGTATTAAAGTTATATGAGCAATTTACTAAAAATAAAAAATAA
- a CDS encoding galactitol-1-phosphate 5-dehydrogenase, whose protein sequence is MEGKMKAVALHGIKDLRYEDVNIPTIGADDVLVKVKYVGICGSDMPRAMVSGAYHYPTITGHEFSGQVVEIGNNVDDIKVGERVTVAPLIPCGECEFCKKGNFALCETYEFLGSRNDGGFAEYVRVPKENILILPKDLDYETAAGIEPASISYQAMTKAGIKVGDTVAVVGCGPIGQFAIQWAKIFGASKVIAVDVLEDKLKLAKELGADIVVNSKECNAAEKVLEITNGGVEAVVETAGIKITQEQAVLMCRKRGKVVFLGISHDELKFSEKTFDKIMRGELTLQGSWNSYAAPFPGIAWRSTLDFMEKGQIVFKPMISHKIKLEELPGYFHKMFNKEINYNKVLVEI, encoded by the coding sequence ATGGAAGGAAAAATGAAAGCAGTAGCTTTACATGGAATTAAAGATCTAAGATACGAGGATGTAAATATACCTACTATAGGTGCAGATGATGTATTAGTAAAGGTTAAATATGTTGGTATATGTGGTTCAGATATGCCAAGAGCTATGGTAAGTGGAGCATATCATTATCCAACAATAACAGGACATGAATTTTCAGGACAAGTAGTTGAAATTGGAAATAATGTAGATGATATAAAAGTAGGAGAAAGAGTAACAGTAGCACCATTAATTCCCTGCGGTGAATGTGAATTTTGTAAAAAAGGTAATTTCGCATTATGTGAAACTTATGAATTTTTAGGTTCTAGAAATGATGGAGGATTCGCAGAGTATGTTAGAGTTCCAAAAGAAAACATATTAATACTTCCAAAAGATTTGGACTATGAAACAGCAGCAGGAATAGAACCAGCATCTATATCATATCAAGCAATGACCAAGGCAGGAATAAAAGTTGGTGATACAGTAGCAGTAGTCGGTTGTGGACCTATAGGACAATTTGCTATTCAATGGGCAAAAATATTTGGAGCTTCTAAGGTAATAGCTGTAGATGTTTTAGAAGATAAACTTAAATTAGCTAAAGAATTAGGTGCAGATATTGTAGTAAATAGTAAAGAATGCAATGCAGCTGAAAAAGTATTAGAAATTACTAATGGTGGAGTAGAAGCCGTAGTAGAAACTGCAGGAATAAAAATTACACAAGAACAAGCAGTACTTATGTGTAGAAAACGTGGAAAGGTTGTTTTCTTAGGAATATCACATGATGAATTAAAATTCAGTGAAAAGACTTTTGATAAAATAATGCGTGGAGAGCTTACATTACAAGGTTCATGGAATTCATATGCAGCTCCTTTTCCAGGAATAGCTTGGAGATCTACATTAGATTTTATGGAAAAAGGACAAATAGTGTTTAAACCAATGATATCTCATAAAATTAAACTTGAGGAGTTACCAGGATATTTCCATAAGATGTTTAACAAAGAAATTAATTATAATAAGGTTCTAGTTGAAATATAG